In a single window of the Halopiger xanaduensis SH-6 genome:
- a CDS encoding alpha-L-arabinofuranosidase: MSPDPTADGSVDNGSDDAGLSRRELLATQSVLVAGSTVGLGAGIASAEPRETIENRVSVDPRSRSDEPVPDTLFGRLNEHYGDATIYPGVYSLHVMNPTFWRVPDDWFSDEIDAFYEVERHETLPFPWEPVGDSGVASEHRADGDRVAGGDSPHGTVGYPRIAVDDAADSGGLKQRIVLPDNRTLGYDLGFSVRGDVDTLTASLTTLEGDVLASTEVDVSEEWTRYEPTLELEEQSGDEYVGGAVADVETPYGQYALEFTTDGVGHFDIDFIELAADDAVNGKFNPYTVELLEEQNGTWLKWPGGNVTSQYNWRDGIGPLEERTPRFNHAWQGMQPNFFGTAEYLELCEVADLTPEITIGWWDNPDDWAEERQILPEDAADWVEYVNGSSDTEMGALRAEHGRTDPWNVDHWGVGNEVWGDWQWGHTSDASEYATGSEDRIGFDEYAAAMREVDGSITIIASGWDPAEAEHNDNPWNETLLDELSPEQLDGLNIHRYQWGLESADAVETWKNDHDADDWDYSEVIVMAATQLGEQLADLGDLADEHGYEDFYVNLSEIGIFPTVADGAPYPGPETMPGASYVAGVLNACIRETDTVKWAAQTWVPIKSWVPMKTDDYPPDPNPLRPDGSVTGLYSAVFEYDAEWHAIDVATSGAGRDLPDTGERINPMDDVPYVDAAAMQNRRGKELALFLTNRNLRAQSEVTIELGEWYADKSVEIVTLEPATDERPLPHETPTSWDEPTNHAVEHTIEDVDGDGTVTLELEPASIARLFVDNDRGRADIIGDNGVWPGLDGEEDIPIRNNSTPGRKNGHGKKNGNGNGNGKKRGQSK; encoded by the coding sequence ATGTCACCAGATCCAACGGCAGATGGTAGTGTCGACAACGGTTCGGACGACGCGGGCCTGTCGCGTCGCGAACTGCTCGCAACGCAGTCCGTGTTGGTCGCCGGTTCGACGGTCGGACTCGGCGCCGGCATCGCGTCGGCCGAACCCCGGGAAACGATCGAGAACAGAGTTAGCGTCGATCCCCGCTCCCGGTCCGACGAGCCGGTCCCCGACACGCTGTTCGGCCGGCTGAACGAGCACTACGGGGACGCGACGATCTACCCGGGCGTCTACTCGCTGCACGTGATGAACCCGACGTTCTGGCGGGTTCCCGACGACTGGTTCAGCGACGAGATAGACGCGTTCTACGAGGTCGAGCGCCACGAGACGCTGCCGTTCCCGTGGGAGCCGGTCGGCGATTCGGGCGTCGCCTCCGAGCACCGCGCCGACGGCGACCGCGTCGCCGGCGGCGACTCGCCGCACGGGACCGTCGGCTACCCGCGGATCGCGGTCGACGACGCGGCCGACAGCGGCGGCCTCAAACAGCGGATCGTCCTGCCCGACAACCGGACGCTCGGCTACGACCTCGGCTTCTCGGTGCGCGGCGACGTCGACACCCTCACGGCGTCGCTGACGACGCTCGAGGGCGACGTGCTCGCCTCGACCGAGGTGGACGTTTCCGAGGAGTGGACGCGCTACGAACCGACGCTCGAACTCGAGGAGCAAAGCGGGGACGAGTACGTCGGCGGCGCCGTCGCGGACGTCGAAACGCCGTACGGGCAGTACGCCCTCGAGTTCACGACCGACGGCGTCGGCCACTTCGACATCGACTTTATCGAACTCGCGGCCGACGACGCCGTCAACGGGAAGTTCAACCCGTACACGGTCGAACTGCTGGAGGAACAGAACGGCACGTGGCTGAAGTGGCCCGGCGGCAACGTCACCAGCCAGTACAACTGGCGCGACGGGATCGGCCCGCTCGAGGAGCGCACGCCCCGGTTCAACCACGCCTGGCAGGGAATGCAGCCCAACTTCTTCGGTACCGCCGAATACTTAGAACTGTGCGAGGTCGCCGATCTCACGCCCGAGATCACGATCGGCTGGTGGGACAACCCCGACGACTGGGCCGAAGAGCGACAGATCCTGCCCGAAGACGCCGCCGACTGGGTCGAGTACGTCAACGGCTCGAGCGACACCGAGATGGGCGCGCTGCGCGCAGAACACGGCCGCACCGACCCCTGGAACGTCGACCACTGGGGCGTCGGCAACGAGGTCTGGGGGGACTGGCAGTGGGGCCACACATCGGACGCCTCGGAGTACGCTACCGGCTCCGAGGACCGGATCGGCTTCGACGAGTACGCCGCGGCGATGCGCGAGGTCGACGGTTCGATCACGATCATCGCGAGCGGGTGGGATCCGGCCGAGGCCGAACACAACGACAATCCGTGGAACGAGACGCTACTGGACGAACTGTCCCCAGAGCAACTCGACGGGCTGAACATCCACCGCTACCAGTGGGGACTCGAGAGCGCCGACGCGGTCGAGACGTGGAAGAACGACCACGACGCCGACGACTGGGACTACAGCGAAGTGATCGTGATGGCAGCGACCCAGCTCGGCGAGCAGCTCGCCGACCTCGGCGACCTGGCCGACGAGCACGGTTACGAGGACTTCTACGTCAACTTGAGCGAGATCGGCATCTTCCCGACCGTCGCGGACGGCGCGCCGTATCCGGGCCCGGAGACGATGCCCGGCGCGTCCTACGTCGCGGGCGTGCTCAACGCGTGTATTCGAGAGACGGATACCGTCAAGTGGGCCGCCCAAACGTGGGTCCCGATCAAGTCGTGGGTGCCGATGAAGACGGATGACTACCCGCCGGATCCGAACCCGCTCCGTCCCGACGGCTCCGTGACGGGGCTGTACTCGGCCGTCTTCGAGTACGACGCCGAGTGGCACGCGATCGACGTCGCGACGAGCGGCGCCGGTCGCGACCTCCCCGACACCGGGGAGCGGATCAACCCGATGGACGACGTCCCGTACGTCGACGCCGCCGCGATGCAGAACCGACGGGGCAAGGAACTGGCCCTGTTCCTGACCAACCGGAACCTCCGGGCACAGAGCGAGGTAACGATCGAACTGGGCGAGTGGTACGCCGACAAATCGGTCGAAATCGTCACGCTCGAGCCGGCTACCGACGAGCGGCCGCTCCCGCACGAGACGCCGACGTCGTGGGACGAACCGACGAACCACGCGGTCGAGCACACGATCGAGGACGTCGACGGCGACGGAACGGTCACGCTCGAGCTCGAGCCGGCGTCGATCGCCCGG